From Ficedula albicollis isolate OC2 chromosome 7, FicAlb1.5, whole genome shotgun sequence:
acaaaatactaTAGTTAAACCTGTTTTTCAGAATGTGTGTCATGGTCAGAAGTCTCTCCCAGTGGAATACTGTAGGCCTTTTTTTGTTCAACACTTGCctaacaatttttttattaaaatattaattcagcTCATGCACAGACTGTAGTATCTACTGCAAAAGCTGTACAACCTTAGACTAAGTTTTACCTGTTTATAAAAGAATCAGATgtaaaaatggcttttctttttcttattcagAGCTAACTCATGAGTTTCTGCAAATACTGGAGAAAACACCTAGCAGGCTCAAGAGAATTAGAAATTGGCGGGTAAGAAACTTTCCTGTAGCAGTGTCTAGCAAGCAGAGATGAACTTCTAGGAGAATTATGAACCGGGGAAAAAGTTTAGTTGAGTTGTACTTGCTCTTTATTCCTGTGTCTGGGTTAGGAGGTGGTGAAACCTTGAGCCAGCTTTTATCCTCGCCTCTGAGCTAAATTCAGATGGCCTGTACAAGTATTCTAAGCTGTattttctcacttctttcttttttgcttaGGCTAATCAGGCAGCTAAGAAACCTAAAGGTGATGGACAGGTATCTGAGAACTCACTTCTTGGTTCATCTTTGGTCCAGAATTCCATTTTGGTGGATACAGTTACTGGTGTAGCTGCAAACACAACTTTCCAAAAACCATCGACATCATTTCCTGCACCAGTACCTCTGACCTCAGGAAGTATTTCTGTTCCAGACAGTCATGCACCTGAAAATTTGGCAATATTAGCTACAGGAATGCCAAGTACCTCATACAGTTTGGCATCACACCAGGAATGGCCTCAGCACCAAGAACAAACAAGGACAGAGCAGATATACTCTCAGAAGCAGGAGACACTGCCTGCTAGTCAGTACAACATGAACTTCCAAGCAGGGACGTCCGTGCAGTTGCACTCTGGCGTACACCACAGACCTGACAAACTTGCTGAGCATTCTACTGTCAAACAAGACTATTCTCATAAGTCAGCAAACAAACACCATGGACAAGTTGCTGCTCCTGTAATAATTCCtcagaaaatgtctttggaTAAATACAGAGAGAAGCGCAAACTAGAAACCCTGGAACTGGATGTCAGAGAACACTATGTAGCAACCCCAGGCGAGCAGCAGCATAAAAAGcacctgcagccacaggcagccAGCAGTTCTGTTACGTCTcccattaaaatgaaaattcctaTTGCAAATGCTGAGAAACCTGAAAAACATTTGTCTGATAAGAAGGAGAAAGGTGGCTCGCTCAAACTCCGTATTCCAATCCCACCCACAGAAAAGGGTGCCAGTAAGGaggagctgaaaatgaaaatcaaggTTTCTTCCTCAGAAAGGCACAGCTCGTCAGACGAGGGCAGCGGCAAGAGCAAACACTCGAGTCCCCACGTCAGCAAAGAGCATAAGGACAAACACAAAGAGCACTCGCTGAACCGCCACCACGGCGTGGGCCACAAGCATTCCCACTCCCACGGGGGcgctggcagtggcagcagtaAGCACAGCACTGATGGAGTGACGCCGTCTGTGCTGAGGAGTCCCGTGGGCCTGAGTAGTGATGGCAATTCCTCTAGTTCCGGCTCTTCGAGGAAGAAGTTGCACAGCAACGATGCTTCTCACAACCACCACTCCAAAATGAGCAAAAGTTCCAAAAGTTCAGGTAGTTCATCTAGTTCTTGCTCTGTTAAGCAGTATGTATCCTCTCACAACTCTGTTTTTAACCTTCCCTtaccccctcctccccctgtcACATACCAGGTGGGCTACGGACATCTCAGCACCCTCGTGAAACTGGACAAGAAACCAGTGGAGAACGGTCCTGATGCCCATCCCCAGTACAGTACAAACAGCCAGCATATGGACTACAAAGACACATTCGACATGCTGGATTCGCTGTTAAGTGCCCAAGGAATGAACATGTAGTCAATTCTTAGGttgttttctttacttttttttttttttaatttaagaattgTTAGAATGGAAAACTTCCTAATATAGCAGTAGCAACACCAGCTGTTGCTGCCGTGGTTTCAGTATATGTAAGTGCTGCTTTATCCTTCACTCTGAAAAGAAGAGATATAGTAAACAAGTCTTTATCTCCACATACAATAGTGTTATAAATACTGTAATAGCATGGAAGGTGCAAAAATCTCAGTATTTCTGCGACTGCAGCTAAGAACAGTAGAATGAACGCCTGCTTTTAGGTGTATAGGATGCCTCGAGCATTGATTATTTATGATTTTGAGTACTGCAGCCACAATTTTTTGTTGCATCGTTTTTGAATGAGTGTCATTGTTTTCTTGTGTATTTATACTGTATGTATGATTTGCATGTTTCAAAGATAAAGGGATTAAAAACAGTATACTGACAACTGTTTACAagaaagtggagaaaaatgTACATACATTTTTGTATGTTTAGATATACCATAAATACTCAGGATTGGAGCTGCTTGTAAGTATAACAAAATACACATAACTTTATTTTATCTTGCCAGAGTCCATCAGTTACCCAAACCAAGATGGCACTTTGTCTTGTTTATCTTTAAACTGTAGGCCTTATCGGAAGCCGCTTAAAAGGGACACTTCACTGGAGGAGGCATCCAGGACATGTAGGGTCAGCACCACACAGTATtagcagggaggcaggaaaaggGGTAGGCCTCTACTCACTCACTATGGCCAGACCTTGGAAATGTCCCTagatttctgaaggaaaaaggaattaaaataaaagtttacaTAATCTTTTGATGTGAAGtgcatttaaatgtttattgGCTTGATGCAGTAAAATAGACACAGAGCTGTTAATAATGGTTATGTAGATTAATGTGATTAAACTGCAATTCAGAACTGTCATTGTGGGAAAAtcatatccttttttttttaaaaaaaaacaaaacataatttattCTAATAGTGAACAGGGGTCACTGTTCCCAGTGGCATTTCAGAATATCCATGTTCTGAAATCCAAAAAGAGTACTTGTGTGTGATGCCATATTTCTTTTACAGGTGAATGCAGTCTTCACAGTAAATAAGAATAAAACTATTGATATCCCAACCTTATATTCCAACAATAAAATAGTTACCAGTGGTTCTGTGGATTGTACTTGTCATTAGTTGCCAAATTGGAAGATACCTGTTCTGgttttttcagctctgtggggtcaggagATCCCCTGAGTGTCCCAGTTCAACCCGATATCCATTTAAGCTGCCTGCGAGTGTCAGGGCGAGGCCTGGGAGCTCTCTGCAGGGGttgtgctctgcaggaggagTGATGGTGTGCATGTGCTGTGTTCTCAAAGCCAAAACTGCAAGCTCAGCCACCTGCAGAACAGGGAACTGACCTTCTGGGTTCTTACTCACAACTCTCCATAAGCTCTGAAGTACCTCAACGTGAACTCAGTAGATCTATAGTAGCAACAGCCAGTTTTCAGTGACTTCTTTTAACTTGGAACTGAACATGATGTGAAGTAAACTTTTGCTAAGCCTCCTCATTCCCTTAGTGCTCATTTAACTCTGTAAGCCCCCCATGAACATCTGCAGCCTTGCCCTTCCAGTTATTTACTCACCTGTGCTTTAAATGAGAAAACTGTTCAGTATCAGCCTGGTTGGTAGTTGCTGTATGATGTAACTACAGGTATCTCAATTACTATGTAATACTCTGTTTCCAGTAATGCAAACGCTTGTAATTACTTGAATAAGTTTTATTTAAACTATGAATACTTTTTTTACACTTAAGGAATATTTAAATGGAAACCTGATTGCATTTTCTGCTATATCTTAGTGCAAGTCAAGGCCCGTGTACAAAATCCAAAGCTGTCTTATCCCTCCTGACTTGGTTATTTTTCTACATTCGGGATGTAACTTCTTGTTACAAACTTCTTATCCCTCCTGACTTGGTTAT
This genomic window contains:
- the CCNT2 gene encoding cyclin-T2 isoform X1, whose amino-acid sequence is MKAAFNLRLNPLCPDIPLNACYTSKDLAQTSYFMATNSLHLTTFCLQYKPTVIACVCIHLACKWSNWEIPVSTDGKHWWEYVDPSVTLELLDELTHEFLQILEKTPSRLKRIRNWRANQAAKKPKGDGQVSENSLLGSSLVQNSILVDTVTGVAANTTFQKPSTSFPAPVPLTSGSISVPDSHAPENLAILATGMPSTSYSLASHQEWPQHQEQTRTEQIYSQKQETLPASQYNMNFQAGTSVQLHSGVHHRPDKLAEHSTVKQDYSHKSANKHHGQVAAPVIIPQKMSLDKYREKRKLETLELDVREHYVATPGEQQHKKHLQPQAASSSVTSPIKMKIPIANAEKPEKHLSDKKEKGGSLKLRIPIPPTEKGASKEELKMKIKVSSSERHSSSDEGSGKSKHSSPHVSKEHKDKHKEHSLNRHHGVGHKHSHSHGGAGSGSSKHSTDGVTPSVLRSPVGLSSDGNSSSSGSSRKKLHSNDASHNHHSKMSKSSKSSGSSSSSCSVKQYVSSHNSVFNLPLPPPPPVTYQVGYGHLSTLVKLDKKPVENGPDAHPQYSTNSQHMDYKDTFDMLDSLLSAQGMNM
- the CCNT2 gene encoding cyclin-T2 isoform X2, whose protein sequence is MATNSLHLTTFCLQYKPTVIACVCIHLACKWSNWEIPVSTDGKHWWEYVDPSVTLELLDELTHEFLQILEKTPSRLKRIRNWRANQAAKKPKGDGQVSENSLLGSSLVQNSILVDTVTGVAANTTFQKPSTSFPAPVPLTSGSISVPDSHAPENLAILATGMPSTSYSLASHQEWPQHQEQTRTEQIYSQKQETLPASQYNMNFQAGTSVQLHSGVHHRPDKLAEHSTVKQDYSHKSANKHHGQVAAPVIIPQKMSLDKYREKRKLETLELDVREHYVATPGEQQHKKHLQPQAASSSVTSPIKMKIPIANAEKPEKHLSDKKEKGGSLKLRIPIPPTEKGASKEELKMKIKVSSSERHSSSDEGSGKSKHSSPHVSKEHKDKHKEHSLNRHHGVGHKHSHSHGGAGSGSSKHSTDGVTPSVLRSPVGLSSDGNSSSSGSSRKKLHSNDASHNHHSKMSKSSKSSGSSSSSCSVKQYVSSHNSVFNLPLPPPPPVTYQVGYGHLSTLVKLDKKPVENGPDAHPQYSTNSQHMDYKDTFDMLDSLLSAQGMNM